The Halomonas sp. HAL1 genome segment TTGGCGGCGGCGCACCACCCGAGCCCAATGGCTGCAGTATCTGGCGTGGCTGGCGGGTGTCAGCCTGTTTCTACTCTGCTGGAAGATGATTTCCGACAATACCATGTGGGTGTTTGTCGAAGACGCTGGCCGTCAGGGGACTGACCTGATTAGCCGCATGACGCCGCCGGAGTGGGGCTACGCCAATGTGCTCTGGAAGCCCATGTGGGACACGATTAACATCGCCACTCTTGGCACTGTGATTGGCGTCATGATGGCATTTCCAGTGGCGTTTTTGGCCGCGCGTAATACGACGCCGCACCCACTGGTGCGCAGTGCGGCGCTGATGGTGATTGTGTCATCCCGCTCAATCAACTCACTGATCTGGGCGATGCTGTTAGTGACGATTCTTGGCCCTGGCGTGTTGGCGGGCATTATCGCCATCGCGCTTCGCTCGATCGGCTTTGTCGGCAAGCTGCTTTATGAAGCGATTGAAGAGATCCACCCTACGCCGGTAGAGGCGATTAGCGCGACCGGCGCAAGCCGCCTGCAGGTGATGAACTATGGCGTGTTGCCGCAAATCATGCCTGCCTTCGCGGGGATTAGCGTTTACCGCTGGGATATTAATATCCGCGAATCGACGGTCTTGGGTTTGGTTGGGGCGGGCGGTATTGGTTTGCAGCTAAATGCCTCGATCAACAGCCTTGCCTGGGATCAGGTCAGCGTTATTTTCATTATGATTTTCGCTACCGTGCTGGTGTCCGAGTGGGTTTCCGCGCGTGTGCGTCACGCGATTATTTAATCGACAGTGGCATCAATAAACGAGGGCTGAGTATGCGTTTTCCCGATGCGGAGATCACCACCATTGATTTATTGCGCCACGGTGAACCGGTGGGAGGACGTATGCTACGCGGCTCCACCGATCACCCACTGAGTGAGACGGGTTGGCAGCAGGTGACCGATGCCGTTATGCGCCATACGGTCGAAGGCCATCTGCCTTATGATGCGATTGTCACCTCGCCATTAACACGCTGTCGTGAGTTTGCGCTGTGGCTGGGCGAAGAGTTTGATCTACCCGTTCAGGTAGAGGATGACCTAGCCGAGCTGCATTTGGGGCAGTGGGAGGGTAAAACCCACGCCCAGGTGTTTGCGGAAGAGGGCACCGAAAGAATGAGTGCGTTTTGGTATGACCCAACAACGGTGTCACCGCCAGACGGCGAAACGATACAGGCCTTTGATGCGCGCCTCGCTGAGGTATGGCAGCAGCTGTTAATCAGTCCGCCCGGTAAGCATGTGCTGGTCGTGGCGCATCTATTTGTCTGCAATGGACTACTGCGCCAAGTTATTGAGCAGCCGCTTTCGCGGGTGCTGGCGATGGATTTGCCCTACGCGGCGCTAAGCCGTGCGCGCCATGAGCGCCACTTGCTTGGTGAGACGACCTTTATTGAGTGGATTGGTCGTTAATCATTACCGTTAACCATGGGCGGCTAGGCATGCTTTTTGGGCGCCGCCCGTCACTCCCGTACTCCTTAAGTTATTGCGCCTGCTATCGATAATGTATTGTGCAGTTCAACGAGCTTGGGCAGTAATACGTTGTTCATATGCGTTAGTATCGATACTTATTCGAAGGAGATGCAGCGAAGTATGTTTAAGTTTTCCTGTCGCAACACTACCTATAACAAATGATGGGCGAAGAGAGCAGAGGCTTATGTATCAATCCTTGAATCTGCTAAAGGAACAGTCTTAATCTCAACAGCCCACCCAGCCCATACCTGCAACTCCCCGTGTGGTTAGCCGCGATGGTGTGCGCGGTATTTATCGATTAAGTTTTTCTGAACAGGGCCGATTTATTAGTATTGATCCTTTAACCGGACGTTGAGCTTGCCTATGCACCGCGATGAAACATCGATCATCCTGAATGACCTCATTTATTACGTCATTCCCAATTTAAACAGTGCTGAAAAGTTAGTGCTCTCTACGCTAGAAAGCTTAAGTGAAGCGGCTACCAATCCTCTGGACATACTTAAACGCACGGATCAGCGCCAAGCGTTTGGGCTGGAGACCCACCGCATAAGAATCAATTTAGAACACTTGCTGAATCGCTACCGGACTGAGGTCGATGCCATTCTTCGCTCTGAAGGCGAGTATCAAGGGCCGGTCGTAGAGCCTGATCCTCAAGAGGCGGATGCGATACGCAGTGCTAAAGAGATCTACCAGCATGTATGTGCTTTCCAGCGAGGAGAACGCCCCCACCCGATTCCTGGGCGGTAAATCACCCGGTGCACCTTGTTCTAGCGCCTAGCACTAACTGCCAGTACGTAACATTCACAGCATGGCATCAACATTGCTTGTACAATGTGGCATTGGACTTTCAGGCTTACCCGCCTGAAAGCAAGCAGCCTGCCTACCCGGCGCTGGCTGTCCACATATTAGGAGATATACCATGTCTGCCTCACCGGTCACATTGATGGTGGCTCGTCGCGTTGAGCACGGCCGCTACTTCGACTTTAATCGTTGGCTAAACGAAGGGCGCGAGCTGGCGGCTGATTTTGCTGGCTACCTCGGCTCTGGCGTACTAGCACCCCCCGCTGATGACGATGAATATCAGATCATATTTCGCTTTAGCAGCAGCGAAACCTTAGCCGCCTGGGAACACTCCGCCTCACGCCATGCGTGGTTGGCGCGCGGAAAAGGGCTGTATGAAGCGCCTCAAGAGCACCGTGCCACTGGGCTGGACACGTGGTTTCAAAACAACGGAAACAGCGCTCCGCCGCGTTGGAAGCAAGCCGTGGCTGTTTGGTTGGCTTTCTTCCCCATCTCGTTGCTTTTCCAATGGGTATTTGGCGGCGTATTGGCCGATTGGGCGCTGGTGCCGCGGGTGATGGTGAGTACCTTGATGTTGACGCCAGTGATGGTGTTTGTGTTTATTCCGCTCTCGACGCGCTTATTAGCACCTTGGCTGCAAGGAAAGTGGTCACCGCTGGATTTACTGGCGCGCTGGCGTCATGCACATCGTTAATTTTCATTAATTTTTACTAGTTTAATGCTTTCATGGGGTTCAACGCTGTAATGGTGCTAACTTTAGTATATTGATCCTATTAAGATGATCTTTATGCTACTAAGCTGAAGGTGCTTGCAGTAATGGATAACTGTCGCCAGTGCAATGCTGGTGTATAACCCAGCCCCATGGAGTGTTTATGATTCACGTTCACCATTTGGAAAAGTCTCGTTCTCATCGGATTTTGTGGCTATTAGAAGCCTTAGAACTGGACTATGAGCTGGTAATTTACCAACGCGATGACAAAACACAGCAAGCGCCCGACTCGCTAAAAAAAATCCACCCGCTTGGTAAATCCCCGGTCATTACCGATGGTGATCTCACCGTGGCTGAGTCAGGCGCGATCATTGACTACCTGTTACAGCGCTATGGGCAAGGGCGGTGTCAGCCTTCTCCCGATGACTTGCGGGCTTGGGTAGATTACCGCTACTGGCTACATTATGCCGAAGGCTCACTGATGCCACTGCTGGTGATGCAGCTTGTGTTTAGCCAAGTTCCCAAGCAGTCGCCCTGGCTGATTAAACCGCTGGCGAAAGGCATTAGCGATACGGTGAGTAAGCGTTTTTTAGCACCGCAGATGAAACAGCACCTCACTTTTATAAACCAGCACTTATCAGCCAACGGTAATTTTGCCGGCCCCTGGCCTAGTGGCGCGGATATTCAAATGAGCTTTCCGCTACAGGCTGTGGCGGCCGTCCAGTCGTTAGAGCAGTATTCTGCCATTGCCGCTTTTGTATCGCGTATCGAACAAGACTCCGCGTGGCAGCGAGTGGTAGAGCGAGCTGGCCCGTTAACCATGCCTGGCCAGTAATAACTACCATGTACCATTTCGCCACTTCAGCAGCTCTGCCAGCAGAGCTGCTGCGCAGCATTGACACTTATTTGGGGCGCTGGGGAATCGCCTTGCTGCTCGTTTTTCTGCTTTTAGCACTGCTGGGCAATCTGTTACTCAAGCGCCGCATGCAGCATAACAGGGCGTTGCTGCAAACCAATAAAGAGATGCTGGCGACTATTTTGGATAGTGTCGATGCCTTTATTTATATCAAGTCACCGACCTTAGAGTATCAATACGTGAATCGCCGTATCAGCGATTTATTTGGTCTGCCAGCCGACAAAGTTATTGGTAAGTGCGACGCTGAGTTTTTTGATGCCGGCAGCGCTGCTGAAATGGAGCAGGTTGATCGCAGCGTATTGGCATCGGGCAAGAAAGTAACGGTCGAGGAGAGTAACGTCTTACAAGGTGAAAGCCAGGTAAGAACGTTCTTATCGATCAAAATGCCGCTGTCGATGTCCCCCGGTGCTCCCCCTTCTCTATGCGGTATTTCGACGGAACTCACTGACTACCTCGAAATGCAGTCGCGCACCTACTATCTGGCCTTCTATGACTCACTGACAGGTCTGCCCAACCGTCGGATGCTGATGGACTCGTTAACGTCCGCGATCGATCATGATGAGTGGTCAGCGTCTTATAGCGCTGTGTTGGTGATCGATCTGGATAACTTTCGCTTAGTGAACGACATCCAGGGTCATGAGAGTGGTGATCAACTGTTGATTAACGTTGCTGAACAGCTACGACAGCGGCTAGAGCCAGAGGCCACGCTGGCACGCTTTAGTAGTGATGAATTTGTGGTACTGCTGAATAACCTGGGCGAGCCGCAGACCGAGGCCGTCCGAAAAGCTGAACGTGTGTCCCGCCAGCTATTGGAAACCATCGCTCAAGTGAGAAGCGGTCATTCGTTACCTATTAGCGCCAGTATTGGCATTGCACTGTTTGCCGGGCGCGAACACAGCATGGATAGTGTGCTGCAACAGGCGGATATGGCCTTGCAGCAGGCGAAGAGAGCTGGCGGCAACACGCTGTGCTTTTTTAACGCCGATATGCAGACCAGCGTACTGGAAAGGGCCAGCCTGGAAGCTGACCTGCATAAGGCCCTTGAGCGCAATGAGTTGGCTCTGCACTATCAGGTGCAGGTCGACCATCAGGGCGTGACCACGGGGGTCGAAGCGTTATTACGCTGGTATCACCCCCAGCGTGGCTGGGTTTCCCCCGCGACGTTTATTCCCCTGGCTGAGGAGAATAGGCTGATTGTGCCCATCGGCTATTGGGTGCTTAGGTCGGCCTGCGAGCAATTGGCGAAGTGGTCGCATCAAGCGACCTACGCCCCCTTAAGTATTTCCGTTAATGTGAGCTCTGTTCAGTTTCAGCAACCCGACTTCGTGCATGACGTAGAGGCGTTATTAGCAGAGACGCTGGCACCGCCAAGCCGGTTGGTGCTGGAAGTAACGGAAAGCCTGCTGATGTGCGAGCCAGTTCGGGTGCGCAATACGATGTTGAAACTCCGCGCTAGAGGGATTCGCTTTGCACTGGATGACTTTGGCACTGGTTACTCATCGCTGAGCTACTTAAAGCGCTTACCGCTAGATGAGCTAAAGATTGATCAATCGTTTATTCGCGAACTGCTCACTGACAAGACAGATGCAGCGATCGTGGATACGACGATACTGCTTGCCGTGAGTTTAGGCTTAACCGTGGTCGCAGAAGGGGTAGAGAAAAAAGAGCAGCTTGACTGGCTAAGAGGCCATGGCTGTTACCGCTATCAAGGCTACCTGTTTGGTCGCCCGACACCGATTGAGTATCTTTTTGAAAGCTATTAGGCGGCTATATAAAAACCCCTTTCCAGCACGCTGAAAAGGGGTTAAACATTCTTAATGATACATGCCTGCTTTAGCTAAACAGCGCAAAGCTCTCAGCGTTAAGCAACATGTGAACCAAAATGCTGGCGATATAGCCGAGCAAAATGACCGGCGACCAACGCAAGTGGCCCATAAACGTATAGGAACCTCTTGCCTGGCCCATTACCGCTACCCCTGCCGCTGAACCGATCGACAGCAAGCTGCCCCCGACGCCTGCGGTTAAGGTAATTAGCAGCCATTGACCGTGGGACATATCGGGCTCCATCGTGAGCACCGCAAACATCACGGGAATGTTGTCGATGACCGCTGATACAACACCCAGCGTAATGTTGGCTGCCGTCGCGTTCCAACCAGTGTAGAGCGCCTCTGAAAGCAGGCCGAGATAGCCCATAAAGCCCAGCCCGCCAACGCACATCACTACCCCGTAGAAGAACAGCAATGTATCCCACTCGGCACGTGCCACACGGTTGAAGACATCAAACGGTACCACGCTGCCCAACTGCTCAAGCTTCTTGTTGTCACCGCGGCGGCTATAGCGTTCGCGTTTACGCTCCAACGAGCGGGGTAGGCTGCGGCGTAGGTAGTAGCCGAAGAACTGCAAGTAGCCCAGGCCGGTCATCATACCCAGCACCGGCGGTAGGTGGAGTACTACGTGGCACAGCACGGCAGTAATAATGGTCAATAAAAACAGCCCTACAATGCGCCGGGCACCCCGCTTCATCCACACATCTTCATAAACGCTAGCGGGTTTCTCGTCCTTAATGAACAGACTCATGATGGAGGCAGGTATTAGGAAATTGACCAGGGCAGGGAAGAACAGGATGAAGAACTCCTGGAACTCAACCATGCCAGCTTGCCACACCATGAGAGTGGTAATGTCGCCGAAGGGGCTAAATGCACCCCCCGCATTGGCGGCCACCACAATATTGATACAAGCGACGTTAATAAACCGCTGGTCGCCCTCTGCCACTTTAGTTACCACGGCACACATCAATAGTGCGGTGGTGAGGTTGTCGGCAATGGGTGAAAGCACAAAGGCGAGACCGCCGGTCAACCAAAACAGTGTCCGGTAGTTGAAGCCTTTGCGTAACATCCAGGAGCGCAAAGCATCAAACACCCGGCGCTCTTCCATCGCGTTGATATACGTCATGGCCACCAGCAAGAACAGCATCAGCTCGGTGAACTCCAAAAGCGTCACGCGAAACGCGTACTCGGACGCGTCAGACATACCGTTTTGGACATACACCCAGCCGATGAGGCTCCAGATGATACCGGCTGCCACCAACACCGGCTTCGACTTGCGCATATGAATCTTTTCTTCCGCCATGACGAGGGCATACGCCAGGACGAAAATAGCCACCGCAAAAAAGCCGACAGCCGAGGTGGTTAAATTTAGTTCACCAGTAACGGCAAACGCATTGGGACTTACGCCTAATAGTAAGGCCGCTAACAAAAAAAGCCAGCGACGATATAATCGTGGCTGGCAAGAGGGTTGGCACAACGTAGGCATGTGACGTTTTTCCTCATGGTTAAGTTGTCAGGAGTGGTGTAAAAGCGTCACTAGTTTACCAGCCTATATTGCGCCGCAACACTTTATAAAAACGAACGAAAGTAGTTCTTCTTAAGGGAATAGCATCTTTTTTTAGGAAATTAATCTTTTAGGTAATGGTAACTTTATCAACATTAGTTTTGGCTAAGTGCTGGTTTAAAGGTGGTGGTTATACTATTGCCGAATAGTATTATTAAATAATATCCATTTCTTTATACCTCTTTTCACTAATGCACGCTTTCATTATCGCCGTCGACCCCCAGGCGAGGCTGCCCGTTTAGGCATAGTCATGGTATGTTGACGCCCCCTAGGCCCATTGCTGGGTAACATAAAAACGAGGCCTGTTAGAAAACGGCCGCTGGATACGCTAAGGAAGATTAAGATGCGCAACTCATTTCGCTCCCTTCGCCGCACGCTTGGCGTGACGGCTGCTACGCTAGCGCTGGTAAGTACCGCTTTCTCCGTCCACGCTGAAACGCGGGTGACCTATAAATCGGCTTCTGCCGGTACCGCCTACTATCAGATGGGCGTAGAACTCTCAGAAGCAATCCGCCAGGGGACGGATGACGCGATTATTCTGACCCTTGAAGAGAGCCAGGGCTCGGTTCAGAACGTCATGGAGGTCATGGCGCGCCAGGGTAACTACGTGTTTACCACGCCGCCTGCATTAGTGGAGCAGGCCATGGCAGGAGAGGGCGCCTTTGCCGAGCGTCAGAACCCTCGCTTTCAAGAAATTCGTGGCCTGTTCCCCATCCCCTCTATCACCATGCATTTTGTACTGGCGGGTGACGAAGGGGTGACTGATGTGTCTGCCCTGGAAGGCAAGCACTTATTAATTGGTCGGGGTACGTTTGGCGCCCGGGAAGCGGCTCGTTACCTGGAGTTGTTTGGTCTGGAAGAGAATGTCCAAATCGCCGATGCGGCGATTGGCAGCGGCCCCGATGCACTTAAAAACGGTCAGATTGATGGCTTTGTAACGGCCAGCTCTTTCCCGTCGCCCAATGTGATAGAGACCGCCGCCAGCATGCCTATATCGTTGGTTAGTCTGACCGATGAGCAAATCGAACAAACCGGCGCGGCGCGCCAAACGATCCCCGGCAGTACCTACCCCGGCGTTGATAAAGATGTCGAAACCACATCGCTACCGGTGATTGCCTACACCACCACCTATATGGATGACGATACCGCCTACACGCTGACCAAAACATTTTGGGAGCGTCGTGATGCCATGGCCGAAGAGGCCGCCTGGTGGGGCAGTATTACCCCTGAAATGCTGGAAAACATGACCGGCTCGCTACACCCAGGGGCACTGCGCTATTACGAAGAAGCGGGCTTCGAGGTGCCTGACTCTCTACGTTAGTCACTATCCCCCTTCTTCCTACTGCCACGGCGATCGCGCTGTGGCAGTTCTGTATTGATGCAGAGTTGATGCAGAGTTGATGCGGTATTGATGCAGTATTGATAATAGGCAACTTGGCATGCGTGTTATTACTTCTTCGCCAGCGGCGACCCCTGCAGATGATGACGCCATAGCCCCAGGCTGGATGGCGCTGGGGGCGGTCAGTGTGGTGTTTCATCTGGGATTGATTTTTTATGGCTTAACGCCTGCGCTCGTCAGTCGGCCGCTACACATGGCGCTGCTGTTGCCTTGGGTGCTGGTCTACATGGCCAACACACCGACGCAGCGAATCAGCGGCTGGGTGCTAACGCTGCTGGGCGTGGCCGCATGCGGCTATATCGCCCTCAATGAGGCTGCACTAGCCAACCAGTATGGCTTTATTGATACCCACCTGCAGATGGGTATCGGGCTATTTTTAATTGCGCTTGCGCTTGAGGCCGCCCGCCGGGCGATTGGCTGGCCGCTGCCGCTGGTCGCGTTGTTGGCCTTGATGTATGGCGCTTTCGGCCAACACATCCCTGGTGCTTTTGGCCACCCTGGGCTCCCGCTGCCTAGCATGGTGGGCACATTGACCATTGCCGAAGGCGGGCTGTGGGGATCGCTGACCGGCGTGAGTGTCAGTGTGGTGGCAATTTTTGTGATTTTCGGTGCGGTACTCAATGCCGGCGAAGCGGGGCAGGGCTTCATGAATCTCGCTGGCGCGGTGGCCGGGCGGCTGACCGGGGGCGCGGCCAAAGTGGCGGTGATTTCCTCGGCACTGATGGGCTCTATCTCCGGTTCGGCGTCAGCTAACGTGGCCTCCACCGGGGCAATCACCATTCCCTCCATGGTGCGCCTGCGCTACCCGCGCTCGCTCGCCGGTGCGGTGGAAGCGGTTGCCTCCTCTGGCGGGCAAATCATGCCGCCGCTGATGGGGGCGGGCGCGTTTGTCATGGTGGAGCTGACGGGGACTCCCTATACACAAATTATGGGCGCGGCAATGTTACCGGCAGTCCTCTATTTCTTGACCGTCTGGGTGGGCATCAATGCCTACGCGACTAGGCATGACTTGCAGCCCGTGGCGGAAAGCGAACGCCCCCACGCGAAAGAGGTCGCCATTACCTCACTATTTTTCGCGATCCCGTTCGTGTTGCTGCTCGAGCGTATTTTCAACGGTGGTTATACCCCACAGTACGCTGCCAGCATTGCGATTTTCGCGGGCATCGCGCTGCTGTTCTTTGATGTGACGCTGCGCTTCTCGCTTCCTGGCTTTAGCCGTCGGTTAGCCGCCGCTGTGGTCACTGCCGGGCGCCAGATTGCCGTGATCGGCGCGATTATCCTGTGCGCCTCGCTGGTGGTCGGCGTGCTGTCGCTAACGGGGCTGGGCGTCAAGATTACCTCAGGTATCCTGTCGCTCTCCAACGACATGCTATGGCCAGCACTGCTGCTAACGGCGCTCGCCTGTTTGATTTTAGGCATGGAGGTGCCAACCACCGCCGCCTACGTGATCTGTGTCTCTGTCGCCGGGCCGGCGTTGACATCGCTGGGTCTGGAGCCGCTTCTAGCGCATCTGTTCGTTTTCTGGTACGCGCTGCTCTCGACTATCACGCCGCCGGTGTGTGGCGGTGTGTTTATCGCTGCTGGCATGGTGGGGGAGAATTGGCTAAAGGTGGCGTTCAAGGCCATGGCGCTGGGGATTGGGCTGTATATCATTCCCTTGGCCATGGTGGCCAACCCGGAAATAATCCAACTAGTCTTTAATCCGTCAGGCGCCCTGCTGAATGCCCTGAAAGTGGCGCTGGGGCTGGGGGCGATCTCTTACGGAGTGATCGCGCGCAAAGCATGGTGGCAGCGTGCGGCGCTAGTCGCGGCGGGGGCTATCCTGATCTTCGTGGTTTAGCCTTTAGCCCTGGGACGAACCGTCAGCATCCAGCCGTAGCGGCGAAGAGGCTGGCAGCGGGGTAGTGGCAAACATCACCCAGATATCCAGCGCAGGCCCCAGTGACTGCACCAACCGCAGTTGCTCGGGTGCCTGGGCGAGCACCTCTTCAGCACAAATGCCTGCCTCAAAACGCCCGGCGAGCAGGCCCTCTGCTACTGCCACCGTGGTGGGGGCATCAATGAGCTCTGTATAGGCCGTTAAATCAGTGTAATAGCGGGTGGCTGGCTGCAATGCCACCTGGGTGGGCTGCGCAATGGTACGTTGTGCGATCAGCGCCAGCGGCTTGCTACCCGCAATAAAGGTGTCGACCGGGTAGGCTCGATGCATATAGCGGCCGACACAGTCGCTATGGGTGGCGTGGGCGGTGCACTGCAACACGTGGCTAACCTGCCCAGCAATAAGCGCCTGAAAGGCATCTTCAAAGTGGTTGAAGAGAGTCACGCTGCCTTCGCCTGAACAGCGTTGTTTTAAATAACGCATGGCAATCAATTCGTGGTTATTGCCGCTAGGACCCAGGGTAGCAATGTGCACGGTTACGTTTCTCCACGATAAACAATCAAGTCATTGAGCCAAAAACGGTGGGTTTTTGGCTCAGCGCAATCAACGATTAGGCCATCTCAAAAAATCGTAAAGCTTAACGCTATATAAGCCGCATAACCGGTGAGTAATGCGGCCCCTTCCCAGCGCGATAGACGCATACCGGTGTACAAAAATAGCACCAATAGGGCAGCGGCACCGAGCATCACCCACTGGTCGAACAGGGCCACGCGTGGTGCAAGGGGCAGTGGTTGTAAAAATGCTGAGATACCGAGGATGCCCAGCAGGTTAAATATGTTACTGCCCAGAATATTCCCCACCGCGACATCAGCATGACGGCGCAGCGCCGCAATCACTGACACGGCCATTTCAGGTAGTGAGGTGCCCACTGCAACGATGGTGAGGCCGATGACGGCTTCGGAAATACCCAACGCCTGGGCTAACCCAATGGCGCCAAAGAGTAGTAGCTGCGACCCTCCTATTAGCATGCCTAAACCAATCACCAGCGCTAAGGTGATCATCCAGCCCGTGGTGGGGAGTTTGGTCATCTCTTCGGCTTCTGAGGCATGCATATCTGCCGCAGGAATATGATGCCGACTTTCACTTAAGTAAGCCCACACAAGGTAGCCCACAAGACAGGCTATAAAGATTGCCGCATCAACGCGCCCTAATGCCCCGCCAAAGGAGAGTCCAATAAATAGCAGGCTCGCCAGTATCACCACCAAGCCATCTCGGCGCAGCGCTTGGGGATGGACCACCATAGGGCAAATCACGGCACACATGCCCAAAATCAATAGGATATTACCGATATTGCTACCCACGATGTTGCCAATAGCAATGTCAGGCTGTTGGTTTATAGCGGCATCAATAGAAACAACCAGCTCGGGTGCCGATGTGCCGAAACCGACAACTACCAGCCCGGTCAGTAGGGGCGAAACGCCGACCCTTCTTGCGCCAGCAACAGCCCCCCGGATCAGTGACTCACCGCCCAGGGTGAGCAGCGCAATACCCGCCAACAAACTAAGTCCATATAGCATGTTAAAACCTCTTCCATAGTACTGGTCAGGCTGCGATTAATGCAGGGTTTGCCTGGCCAATAGAGCGCGCTAGGCGGTCGGATTAGTAGTGCCCAGCTCATTGGCAAGATTACTGCTAATTTTTGTAATTTGCGCGGTATTCCAGTGGTTATAAGCGGTAGAGTAAAAATTAAAAACGCATAAAGGCTTTGACCTACTGCTGACTACATGGCAGGATGTGCGCAGTTAGTAAGTTAGCAAGCAAGCATGGTTCCAGAAACATTCGAATTCTTTCGGTAGTCTGTAATTGTATTCCTTGTTCTACTCACTATTTATCTGGGTAATACCAGGAATTTTACAATTCGCGATTAGCGAAAAGGATTTATATCATGGCAACTGGCACAGTTAAGTGGTTCAACGATTCTAAAGGTTTTGGCTTCATCGCACCGTCTGACGGCAGCGACGACG includes the following:
- a CDS encoding calcium/sodium antiporter, whose protein sequence is MLYGLSLLAGIALLTLGGESLIRGAVAGARRVGVSPLLTGLVVVGFGTSAPELVVSIDAAINQQPDIAIGNIVGSNIGNILLILGMCAVICPMVVHPQALRRDGLVVILASLLFIGLSFGGALGRVDAAIFIACLVGYLVWAYLSESRHHIPAADMHASEAEEMTKLPTTGWMITLALVIGLGMLIGGSQLLLFGAIGLAQALGISEAVIGLTIVAVGTSLPEMAVSVIAALRRHADVAVGNILGSNIFNLLGILGISAFLQPLPLAPRVALFDQWVMLGAAALLVLFLYTGMRLSRWEGAALLTGYAAYIALSFTIF